One Mytilus edulis unplaced genomic scaffold, xbMytEdul2.2 SCAFFOLD_2064, whole genome shotgun sequence DNA segment encodes these proteins:
- the LOC139507657 gene encoding histone H3 — protein sequence MARTKQTARKSTGGKAPRKQLATKAARKSAPATGGVKKPHRYRPGTVALREIRRYQKSTELLIRKLPFQRLVREIAQDFKTDLRFQSSAVMALQEASEAYLVGLFEDTNLCAIHAKRVTIMPKDIQLARRIRGERA from the coding sequence ATGGCACGAACAAAGCAAACTGCACGTAAATCCACCGGAggtaaagctccaagaaaacaacttgccaccaaggccgcccgtaagagcgcacctgcaaccggtggagtcaagaaaccacatagatacaggccaggaacagtcgctctccgagaaatcaggagataccagaagagcacagagctcctcatcaggaaactccccttccagagattagtccgTGAAATCGCCCAGGACTTCAAAACTGATCTCCGATTCCAGAGTTCAGCCGTCATGGCCCTACAGGAAGCCAGCGAAGCCTACTTGGTCGGTCTCTTCGAGGATACCAACTTGTGCGCAATTCACGCCAAGAGAGTAACCATCATGCCAAAGGATATCCAATTGGCCcgaagaatccgtggagaacgtgcttaa